In the genome of Pelmatolapia mariae isolate MD_Pm_ZW linkage group LG4, Pm_UMD_F_2, whole genome shotgun sequence, the window gtgcgtttaacctcctaggacctggcgtccacatatgtggacatcacattttgggttatttagaccaaaatactcaattctgctctacaagggcctgatatccacttacgaggacattatactgctactgttctatcaaaattttataCTAATATtctcatatgtggctctgatttttcataaaaacaaaaataaggtaaaaaaaaaaatctggtaattctttgtttttacattcattgggtcccaatcagcccaaatatcaaagagaaattaaaaatgcatgccatggaagagttcgggtcttaggaggttaaacgtGAACTCTTGATAATTGAATTAAGCTGCGACCACGAGGATGGAATTAAATGACCGTCCGCCTCGTGTTTGCCGTCTGTGTTCCCGCCCTGTCTGCTCTCCTGTCAGCGCAGCGTCGGCCTCCGTGTGCGAGCGGCCGCTCGTGTAGAAATGAGCCGGAACACGTGAAGTCTTCCGAGTCGCTGCGTTTTAAACTCCTCCGACTGGATCTCCCACGGGAACCAAAGCAGCAGgtcttcttctctctctgcctctgatCTGCACCGCCGCCTCTGCACGCTGTCCCATGATTCATAGCTGCTGAATAATAGATGCTCCTTTCATAGATCTCTGAAGAGCTTCATCTCcatctctttcttcctctctgctcGCTGCGTGGTTTGTTTCCTCCTCAGTTTCTGCTTCTGCCTTCTTTTCCTTCGCCTTAAAATCCTGCAGATGATCGTTTTTTCTCTGCGCTTCGTTCCAGGTTTTGTGGCGTCTCTTCAGGCGGTCGGTGGGAGCGCCCTCTCCATCCACTCggttttgttttgtctccttTCTCACCTTTAATGATGCCCCCCACTGATCCAGAGTCAGATTATTCCTCCACCACACACATTAACTGTAGTTCCAGCAGCACCCTCAGGACCAGCCTAATGTTCTCTAAGAATAGCTAAACCATGAGATTAGTCTTGTTTATGGTGGTTTAATGTTCACTGATCTCAGCACAGTAAACAGCATCTGTGCTCGGTCTCTCACTGAAAGTGTTTTAGTGCAAAGCTTCTAAAAATAGAAGCTCGATCGGGCTGAATGCTGCTCATCTAAAATAACGCACAAGTCGCCTGAAAGGTCAAATAAAGAAGATTCCGAGTTTAAGTTCTCGATAAACTGCAGAGATATGAGTCGCTGATTAAAGGAGAAACATGACGTAGATTTACAGCTGACCCGTTTGGCTCGTTTCCAGCTCCctcagagcagctttgcatgattcacagttcaaaataaccCTTCTTTATCTGAAACCGAGCCTCTGTGCAGCCCCTCAGCTCATCCTCTGCCTGAAACACAGTAATTTAGCTCCTCCCCGTTTAaaccagctttcttctgattggctaccACGTGCAATCAGATGGTCTGAGATACAATATTAGGCATGTCCACTCTCTGTGACATCATTTTACCAACTTTAATGTGAATTAAGAcgattcattttaaatgtttttgtgttttcagtccTAAAAATTTTGACATACCCCTCATTTCAAGCAGGATTGTAAACTACACTTAAAGCACTCTGCATGTTTCTGTTATAATGCCAGACTTCTATATTAAACATGTCTGTTGGTTCTAATAAAGAGGCAACGATATGTAGACGTAACCCTGTTAAGCCAAAGTTCAGCCTCTGCTCTGATTAAGGTTTAGAGAAGCCGATTTCTTCATCCAGTCCTTTCTGCAGACAGCACAGCTCACAAATACCCAAAGCTGCCCCTCAGCAGTCGTCCAGACTTTAGCCAGTCAGAAGAAGGTTCAGGAAGGTGGGTGCCTTTAAGCAACGGGAGGAAAGTCAGCTTGTTTGACAGAAAGGCCGGGCAGCGATAAATAAGATCTTTCCTGATCTGTGAGTCATGCGGCGCTGCTCTGATGGAGTCCCAGaagaagataagataagatacctttattagtcccacgagtgggaaatttcatgttaaggctgccgacctattgcacgcaatggaaAATACATGTAAATAATTGGAGGAACTTTTACGTTTGAAGCACAGCTGAATAAAAGGAAATCAGCAGTGATGATCACATGGTTTTTAGTAAATGTGCAGAAACTCTCTCATAGTCACAACAACAGCAGGAAGTGAAGAAAATGTCCTCCTGATGAGGAGCCTGTGAGCGTGgttcagcatttttcttttcttgcagTTTTCACACGTATTTTAAACGTTCGTTACGGAAGTTCATGAATGGAAAAAAGCTCTCACACCATCAGGTTTCATCTCTTTGCCaacatttttaggtttttaGCTTCTCCCACTCTGAGGCTTTTATTTTCTTGACATCAGCACAACAAACCtcgtgtgttgttgtgtttgttcatCCAACCACagttttttatttgaataaccACAAAAACGTTCAGAGGATTGTGGGAATGTTTGtaacaacaagaagaaaaatgacCAGTAAAACACTACTCCTGTCTTTTTGGCTGAAGCTgctgagcgtgtgtgtgtgtgtgtgtgtgtgtgtgtgtgtgtgtgtgtgtgtgtgtgtgtgtgtgtgtgtgtgtgtgtgtgtgtgtgagtgagagagaggtaATGATCTTTAAACATCAAGctgaacatttttctttcttgtttttaaattattgattGTACAGTTTAAGGCGATGTGTATGAAgatttttcacaataaaagtatTGAATGTTGATGTCAACCTGTCTCaggattttgtttattttacagcCCAAAAGAATAAACAcctcaaaaaataataataaatcatttCATGCACATAAAACATGAGCACAGTCCGTGAATCAGTGTTTTATTAGAGAatgctgccatctagtggaaGTTTGTGTTGCTTTAGTTTGAAAAGACGTCCAACCGGAAGTATTTAGACTGCAGTTGGGAGTATTTTACCAGAATAAAATCATTTAGATTATATTTATCTGTATGgtaagattgattgattgatttaaaaaaatatgttcagAGGTGATTCAGAATGATTTCAGAATAAAGAAGATAAAACGTCTCAGTTTACTGTATAAAAGTCTGTGGTCTAAAAATCAAGTACAGTCTTCCAAAATCTAGTATTTACTTTTTGggttaattaaaatgtgtttttcatacGTGGATctactttttaatttagttttagttcactaagtggtgtgtatgtgtgtgtgtgtatatatatatatatatatatatatatatatatatatatatatatatgtgtgtgtgtgtgtgtatatatatatatatatacacacacacatacatacatacatacatacatatatatatatatatatatatatgtatgtgtgtgtgtgtgtatatatatatatatacacacacacatacatacatacatacatacatatatatatatatatatatatatatatgtatgtgtgtgtgtatatatatatatatacacacacacatacatatatatatatatatatatatatgtatgtatgtgtgtgtgtgtgtatatatatatatatatatacacacacacacacacacacacacatacatatatatatatatatatatatatatgtatgtgtgtgtgtgtgtgtgtgtatatatatgtgtatatatatgcattagcgagagagagagagagggagcgaccAGCGCGTCCAGTCCTGTTAGACTAAAAacgaatagaatagaatagaatagaatagaataatcctttaattgtcccacaaggggaaatttggttgtaacagaaTAAAGAGAGGCACGCAATTGAGAACTCATCGAATCACCTCCTGGTAAAACACTGCCACCTGGTGGCACTTGCAGCTAAAAAATGTAGAGGGTAATTACAAAAAGTACCTGCAAAGGGGAAAAATTACCTTTTAAAATAGGTTATATAACGTGATTTAAAGGGTAATCTTGGTTCCTACCTGCTGATGTTCATGTTAGgagtgctttggagtttttaAAGCTCTGATGTGTGTCAGAAAGAAGTGAGCTCCCTGTTCTGTCATTTTGGTGtttatcataaaaacaaacttaatTTACCTGTGCAAAATCCAACTAAAACCTTCACCATCAGGGGCAGcactttttttcatgtttccaggtgtgtgtgctgctgttgaCTTTTAGAGATGAATAGTGCACTTCTTGTGTACTTGTGTACATTTGTCGTATATTTTTTCGCTTTTTAGCAAATTTCCCACTAATTTTCCGATGATACCCAGACCCGATGATAAGTCTGCTTTTATGCAATAATCTCAGCATTTCAACAGCTATCAACTTGAAgctcttattttaaaaagaagccCAGCTAACCGGAACTCTTCCTGTCAGACGAACATAAGCGCCATCTTGACAGTAGTCCTTTAGCACattgtgctgctgttttctcttcAGAAATCAGCGTCTGAAAACAGAAAGCTCTTGTTTCCACGTCTCTGGCTCTTCGGGCTCTCGGTCATGTCCAGCATACAGCTGCTCAGAGTGCTCGTTAACGAGCGGCTGGCCGCGGCCGCCGACGACATCTTGGAGGCGGTGAAGAAGACCATCGCGGGCTATGAGGAGGAGATCCTGCTGTCCAAACGGGAGATCCGCCGCCAGCGACGGATGCTGCAGAGAGAGTCCAGATCAGAGATGTACGCCGGCAAACACTCAGGTCTGTGAGCTGCCGGCGTGTCTAAAGCCCTTCAGGTTGTCCGCTAACAGGCCGCACTGGAAACAGGCCATCTGGGGCAGCATGTCTGCCCAGTGGTACCCCATTCAAAAATCTGCAGATTTAACTTTTCCCATTTAAAAGCAAAAGTCCCAACCTCACTGAAAACACACTCCTTAATTTCAAAATATGCTTTTAAATTCGGCATAAGAGTTATTGACAAAGCTGCCTCACACTCTGAGCAATAGAAACTTTAAATGACTGATTGAAAGGTGACTGTCAGGGCGCCGAACTTTTCGAAATAAATCGTTTCCGCCTCTGAATTCAAAGATGTTCACCTGACAAAGTCTGAAAGCCTATTTCTGAGTAGCGTGACTTGCTTTGTTGTTCAGTTAACTGCTTTAAGTTTAGATTGACAAACTTTTTGGCCTCATTTCAACAGTTCAAAAGACAGTGTTTGCTCATTAAATTCAGGTATACCTGAGAACTCctaaatttatatatatatatatatatatatatatatatatatatatatatatatatatatataaggctGCTGCTGGGACACCAAACTACACAGACACATTTAGAAATTTTATTTCTCCACATGCAAACATTACAGTGATCTGCACAAGTCTTGAGCAACGCCAATGTTCCTTGTATTGAAACATTTCCAAGCAgagtctgtgtaggttctcagtcagtGAGTTAAGGTCTCGCAGTGGTTTTACCTCAAACCTCTCCAAAAAATATCCCACGCTTTTGTTCACACCTTGACTCATATGATGAGGCATGTGATTAATAAACAGCACTCTTAAGGGACAACTCTCACTAGGTCTTAAATACCTGGGCCTCTCCACCATTtgtttttagaactgaagaaacttCTTGCATGAgcggtgaaacgtcttcaacaaacttaaacaagtccagtcgctttctatccaagctccttagaatgTGCAAGTGGTGTTCAGGAATAGCTCTGCAGggttcttgaaggacattcaaagatCTTCCTTGgatatttctgacttttgttctgttttctgtcggGATGATCCCATACTGTGTCAGttatgttgaggtccgggctctggggaggccgatCCGTGACTGATCATAACTTTAAAActtcttgaggcaactgttgttgtgatttggcgccatATAGATACAAGTGAATTAAGCTGAACTTAAAACTACCAAGTGTAACCTAACTTTAAGCAGGGCTTAAAATCTGAATATTAATACAAAGAGAGGGAACTTCAACAGTCAGACAATCCCCTGTGAGGTGACCTTGGCAAGGATGGGAAGGAAgaaatcccttttaacaggaagcgacctccagcagaaccaggataAGGGGGAAGACAGCATAGAGAGGTTAAACACACTCTATAAGAGAGATCTAAATCCTACGCACTCATGTGGTCTAGTGTATTATTGTGAAGTCTGAAGATGATCCCTAAAAAACTGGGTAATATgaagtttttactgattttcacatttggtgCGACTTTGACCAAATATTCACCAAAACTAAATCAGCTTGAGCCGTTATTGGTATCAACAATCACACAAAGTTAGAAAATGATATGTTGAAACTCTGGATGCTAGATTActaacagacagacaaacagacctGATTACAGACTCCTCCCCTCCAGGGGGCGGGGACTATGCATAACAAACATTAGGGGAAATCTGTTCATTCTTCCTCTCTGGAAGACAAAATATCAGTTGtctgatttttatttgtttgttttaaatgtcagtctttaaacatttgatgaacacttttgtttatttgtcaaATTTGCAGATCagattaaatataatttttttcagaTGTAGCCCTCAGTCAGTTCTTTGTGGTGGTATCTGGAGTATAGTTTGTATCATTGCTCTTGATGATATCACTGTTTTCTGAaagttttatctgttttttttgtttgttttttttctctgcagaccAGCCACAGCTCACGCTGACTGTCTGGGACGAGGACTTCCCTGAGGATCAGCAGCAGGCAGAGGAGCAGTGTGAGCTGGAGTGGAGCCCCGGTCAAGACTTGGAGAATGAAGAATCTCTACAGACGGACAAGAAccaggaggaggacgaggagcagcCACAGCACCCGCTTCAGGAGCtgagggaggaggaagagcaggcACTGCAAGAGGTTGAAGGGGAGGAGGATAGCGCCATCGGGTTCATCTTCAAGCATCAGCCAAGCTCTCCGAGCGCTAAAGGAGGCAGTGGCGATCCTCTACCCAGCACGTCCACAGAACAGGAGCAGGCGCAGGAGGAAGTGACTGTGGAGGACAATGACGAggcctcctccagctcctcgaCTGTCAACAGCGATGACGAGTGGAGGGCCAGCGTGGATTCTCAGAGCGACGACAGCGACAGAAGCCACGAGTGGAagccgaagaagaagaaggggccTCGTGTACCGATGGCGCCAACACTGCACCTGGCCAAAAAACTCAAATCCAGAATCTGCTGTAAAGTGTGCGGGAAAGGCTTCCACGCCAACATCTCTTTGGTGAACCACATGGAGATTCACCCCAAGGACGTCTGTGGCGTGTGCGGGGAACGTTTCGACAGCGAGGAGAGCTTTCAGAGTCACGTGAAAACTCACGTGAAAGCGGAGATCTGCGGCGTCTGCGGGAAGTGTTTCGGGACCTCGAGCAACCTGGAGACGCACATGAGGATCCACACGGGGGAGAAACCGTTCCTGTGCAGCGAGTGCGGGAAATCCTTCAACTGCCGTCACAACATGATGCGACACATCAGGATACACACGGGGGAAAAACCGTACACCTGCACCATCTGTGGGAAATGCTTCAATGACTACTCGACTCTGAAGCGCCACCTGCTGGTTCATATCCGCAAGAAAACCCGCAATCCAGAAAACTCATCAGTTAACGATGACGGCGACAAGGAGCTCAAGACATCGCAGTCAAAAAAGTCCCGGGCTATATGCGAAGTATGCGGGAAAATGTTCCACTCGGTGGTTTCTCTGGTGAATCATGCCAAAAGTCACGCCACAGATGTCTGCGGCGTTTGCGGGATGAATTTTGATTCTGAGGAAAACTTGAAAAGTCACCTGAAGACTCACAAAAGCGGGAAGGTCTGCGAAGTGTGCGGTAAGTGTTTCGACGGGCACGGAAACCTGGAGATGCACATGAGGATTCACACCGGGGAGAAACCGTTTCTGTGCAACGAGTGCGGGAAATCCTTCAACTGCAGACACAACATGCTGCGGCACATCAGGACGCACACGGGGGAGAAACCGTTTCTGTGCAACGTCTGCGGCCGAGGCTTCAGCGACCAAACGAGCCTGAAGCAGCACAGCAGCACGCACACGGGAGTCAAACCGTACCGCTGCGAGGTCTGCGGGAAAGGCTTCCACCGAAAGACGTACGTGAGACTGCACATGAAGAGCCACACGTCTGGGAAGTGactgctgtgtaaataaagatTTTGGAAATGAAGATGTTTTTGAAGTTTATTGTGAAAAACTGACAGAATTTATATCGTCTTCATGCATCATTGGTCCTGAATATAATGTTGGAAGGAAAATATCCAAAGGTGGCTTATTGTTCCAAAAATAAGGCGGCTGTGGCTCCATACGTTTCAGTAATATTGAGCTCGGCGTGACTCACAGTGAAGGTAAAGACTAAAGGACGACCCACACTGCACCAAAGAAAGGCAGAGAACACATTTCTGACTAGTCCGATGTTTCTAAGGGACAATTTGAATTATTagacttttttaaaatctccagcacagctttgttttctttttaatcacttaaaacccaaaatgtaaaataatattaagTGCCAGAAAATTAAGAGTTTTTGAAAATGGGCAGTCTTTTGAACCATTTGACAAATTTCtttataaaaataacattttatttccatatatgacttttaatttgtatcatatttgttacatctgggggaaaaaaatcacactgatgatgtagaagtctcaaaaacagaaaaaacatcaaatat includes:
- the LOC134625632 gene encoding gastrula zinc finger protein XlCGF57.1-like, whose amino-acid sequence is MSSIQLLRVLVNERLAAAADDILEAVKKTIAGYEEEILLSKREIRRQRRMLQRESRSEMYAGKHSDQPQLTLTVWDEDFPEDQQQAEEQCELEWSPGQDLENEESLQTDKNQEEDEEQPQHPLQELREEEEQALQEVEGEEDSAIGFIFKHQPSSPSAKGGSGDPLPSTSTEQEQAQEEVTVEDNDEASSSSSTVNSDDEWRASVDSQSDDSDRSHEWKPKKKKGPRVPMAPTLHLAKKLKSRICCKVCGKGFHANISLVNHMEIHPKDVCGVCGERFDSEESFQSHVKTHVKAEICGVCGKCFGTSSNLETHMRIHTGEKPFLCSECGKSFNCRHNMMRHIRIHTGEKPYTCTICGKCFNDYSTLKRHLLVHIRKKTRNPENSSVNDDGDKELKTSQSKKSRAICEVCGKMFHSVVSLVNHAKSHATDVCGVCGMNFDSEENLKSHLKTHKSGKVCEVCGKCFDGHGNLEMHMRIHTGEKPFLCNECGKSFNCRHNMLRHIRTHTGEKPFLCNVCGRGFSDQTSLKQHSSTHTGVKPYRCEVCGKGFHRKTYVRLHMKSHTSGK